The Terriglobia bacterium nucleotide sequence ATGCGGATGTGGCTCGGTATCATGCGATTGCTCTTGCGCGATTTTGCGCGGGCCATCGAGGAAGGTCGCAAACTCCTCGAACTGGATCCAGACTATACCCTCGCCTATTTTGTTATGGCGTCGGGTTTCAGCTACCTGAGGAAGTTTGAGGAGGCCCTTGCTGCCCAACGGAAGGCCGTCGAACTTTCCAATGGCGCTCCGATGATGCTCGGCTGGTTGGGCCTGATATTGGCGGCGAGTGGGCAGGCCTCCGAAGCCCGTGACGTGCTTCAACGTCTCCATGAGAGTGCGGCGCAAAAGTACATTCCTCCGTGCAGCATCGCCTGGATCCATCTCGGCCTCAGAGAAATCGATGCCGCGTTCCAGTGGCTTAATCGGGCCGTTGCGGAGTGCGATCAACTTTTGATGCCGATCAAAACTTACGGCTTCTTCGATCCCCTCCGCTCGGACCCGCGCTATGCTGTTATACTTCGCAAAATGAACTTGGAATCCTGATGTGTCTGCCGCACCTCAGTGAATTGCCTATCCGGTGATTGATTCTAACCTTTTAGGAAATAGGGAGGAAATAGGGGACGCCACCTTCTTTATGCACGACCTTCCTTGGCTGGCCGGCTTTGGCAGCAGCCTGCGGCCTAGCTTGCACTCGAGCTGGAGATGATTTGCTTGCCACCGGCAGGTCGTCCCGTCCGCGTGCACAGCCTGAGGTTCGAAAGCATCCCCTTGTCTTCCCTTTGCGCCAGCCACGCAGTCGAGTCCGAGGTCTCCGGAGGTCGAACTTCCGGCAGTCGCCCCAATCCCGGGTCCTTGCGCCTGCCGCAATGCGCCGCCGTGCTGCTCCACCGATAATCTTCCGCCCTCTTCACCAGCCGGGCCCGAACCGGGCTGCGTTCAACATATCGTATTGCCGCCACAGATGTTTCTCGTCCAGCGGACACGAGAAAAACCGCCCTTGCCATAACCGGCCGCTGATTCCCTGATCCCAGTTGATGTGTTGCGCATAGCGCAGGACTACCGGATTCATTACCTGCGCAAGGGTATCAGGCTGAGACGGCACGCTCACAAGGTCGACATGGTTTGTCATCAGGCAGTAGGCCAACGTCACCATTCCGTGCTTGGCCGAATATTCGATCTACAGCTCAAGATAGCGCTGACGGTCACCATCGCAGAATAAGACGCCTTCGCAACGGTTGCCCCTTTGAGTCAAGTGGTGAGGAATGCCGGGCACGACAACCCTTGCCATTCGTGCCGTGCGCCCATGCCAGCAGAGCTTGAGAGAATGTCAAGCAGAAATAGGGTAGCGTCCCACTGCTGTCCCACTGAGCAATT carries:
- a CDS encoding transposase yields the protein MVTLAYCLMTNHVDLVSVPSQPDTLAQVMNPVVLRYAQHINWDQGISGRLWQGRFFSCPLDEKHLWRQYDMLNAARFGPGW